A single genomic interval of Brevibacillus brevis harbors:
- a CDS encoding cupredoxin domain-containing protein codes for MQGMMSTMSVSMMIGLIGGLILGDVYRGDLYVSTMWGMLAGGLSGFLLGVPLSILSIVEGILSGVMGGMMGAMLGEMVPGEKVEPLLFVFVMLYTVCMLLVAKLIDFHKNETKRSSFFHHPATPAVLLLAVFFWFQSLPFPSPALYADDRATEINLTAVDFSYKPNQFIVKKNTEIKVVFQNDGNVEHDIEVVSHGKIVTISESSMEHHHGAMADGVVHLHAKPGESVETVWKALEEGTYEFYCTIPGHKESGMIGSLQVTG; via the coding sequence ATGCAAGGCATGATGAGCACGATGTCTGTCAGTATGATGATTGGCTTGATCGGAGGGTTGATCCTTGGCGATGTTTACAGGGGAGACCTGTATGTATCCACCATGTGGGGAATGCTGGCAGGTGGACTGTCTGGTTTTCTCCTAGGAGTTCCATTGTCGATCCTGAGTATTGTGGAAGGAATCTTATCGGGCGTCATGGGCGGGATGATGGGCGCCATGTTGGGAGAGATGGTTCCCGGTGAAAAAGTAGAGCCTCTTTTGTTTGTTTTCGTCATGCTCTATACCGTATGTATGCTGCTCGTAGCCAAGCTGATTGATTTTCATAAAAATGAAACGAAGCGGTCCTCCTTTTTTCATCATCCTGCTACGCCAGCTGTGTTGCTGCTTGCCGTCTTCTTCTGGTTTCAATCATTGCCGTTTCCATCCCCGGCTCTTTATGCAGATGATCGCGCGACAGAAATCAACCTCACAGCCGTAGACTTTTCCTATAAACCGAACCAATTTATCGTGAAAAAAAATACGGAGATCAAAGTCGTCTTTCAAAATGATGGCAATGTAGAGCACGATATCGAGGTGGTGTCTCATGGAAAAATCGTAACGATTTCAGAATCAAGCATGGAACATCATCATGGAGCAATGGCTGATGGCGTGGTTCATTTGCACGCCAAGCCAGGAGAGTCAGTTGAAACCGTGTGGAAGGCATTGGAGGAAGGAACTTATGAATTTTATTGTACGATCCCTGGACACAAAGAAAGCGGCATGATAGGAAGCTTGCAAGTGACGGGATGA
- a CDS encoding cytochrome c biogenesis CcdA family protein, translating to MDWYSYLYQYGAWISKPFSDLYYGMGEQAPLIGALLLGIVGAFAPCQLSGNVAAFTVFGKNVVVKGGFRSHVWMFILGKAVVYSALGAIVFAFGEQLSTQAIPLFQWARKLLAPMFILIGLFLIGWIKLPFLHMHSFEEKIKRFSKRFEGKTQSFWLGVAFSLGFCPTMFWLYFGLTMPLMFTSSFGPIIPTVFALGTALPLLIVLLLLAVASDSSSLMKKTRKWGTATQKLAGIVFVLLGISDFMAFW from the coding sequence ATGGATTGGTATTCGTACTTGTATCAATATGGAGCATGGATCAGCAAGCCCTTTTCCGATTTGTATTACGGAATGGGCGAACAAGCACCGTTGATTGGAGCGTTGTTGCTCGGGATCGTCGGGGCGTTTGCACCGTGCCAGTTATCAGGGAATGTGGCTGCTTTTACTGTGTTCGGGAAGAATGTCGTCGTCAAAGGTGGCTTTCGTAGTCATGTCTGGATGTTCATCCTTGGCAAAGCAGTCGTGTATTCCGCTTTGGGAGCAATTGTATTTGCGTTCGGCGAACAACTTTCTACACAAGCGATCCCTCTGTTTCAGTGGGCGAGAAAATTATTAGCACCGATGTTTATTTTGATTGGATTGTTCTTAATCGGATGGATTAAACTTCCATTTCTACATATGCACTCATTTGAAGAAAAAATCAAGCGTTTTTCGAAGCGATTTGAGGGAAAGACACAATCCTTTTGGCTTGGCGTTGCCTTTTCCCTCGGGTTTTGTCCGACGATGTTTTGGCTCTATTTTGGACTAACAATGCCCTTGATGTTCACGAGCTCGTTCGGTCCGATCATTCCCACTGTATTTGCACTTGGCACGGCGCTGCCGCTACTCATCGTTTTACTGCTGTTAGCCGTCGCAAGTGATAGCTCATCTCTGATGAAGAAAACAAGGAAATGGGGTACGGCAACGCAAAAATTGGCTGGAATCGTGTTTGTCCTGCTCGGTATTTCGGATTTTATGGCATTTTGGTAA
- a CDS encoding rhodanese-like domain-containing protein, which produces MVRLQQDNIRKGGSDEKDMVIVDLREPELFEEGRVPYAINIPFAEINEKYRSIPTDKKVVFVCHTGRMGVESGNLLLENGYKDVANLDGGMAKWTGHVES; this is translated from the coding sequence TTGGTAAGGCTGCAACAAGATAACATACGAAAAGGTGGATCGGATGAAAAAGATATGGTGATTGTGGATTTGCGCGAGCCTGAGCTGTTTGAAGAGGGAAGAGTCCCCTATGCCATTAATATTCCTTTTGCAGAGATCAATGAGAAATACAGAAGCATTCCCACAGACAAAAAAGTCGTTTTCGTTTGCCATACTGGCCGGATGGGAGTAGAAAGTGGAAATCTTCTGCTTGAAAATGGCTACAAGGATGTTGCGAATCTGGACGGTGGCATGGCGAAATGGACTGGACATGTGGAATCTTAG
- a CDS encoding PIG-L deacetylase family protein codes for MGKKMLLLGVYGLEVVESGGALAINVNNGGESYASIMLSSEKSRPQVTEAAAVLGVQMYFPGFQSGYVDVSPESKKKLVRIIREVKPDIIVTQDPEHSFHDLDPDRRQAMILILESIALASREFALDEMPGLEAHPIPTIYYMTPHHPNCVVDISSVWEQKNRAMDVLHSQMEFSGRHFEEAVDAKAMEAIVPGFSALPSDYEKGRAVHKVLDQAIHVYHSLATHGHFALAEAYKRDGNFHLKELINE; via the coding sequence ATGGGCAAGAAAATGTTGCTGTTAGGTGTATACGGCTTGGAAGTGGTGGAGAGTGGCGGTGCTCTTGCCATTAATGTGAACAATGGAGGGGAATCGTACGCCTCGATCATGCTGTCTAGCGAAAAATCACGCCCGCAGGTTACAGAGGCGGCAGCGGTATTGGGGGTTCAGATGTATTTTCCCGGCTTTCAATCCGGTTATGTAGATGTCAGTCCGGAATCCAAGAAAAAGCTCGTACGGATTATCCGGGAAGTGAAGCCAGATATTATCGTTACACAGGACCCGGAGCATTCCTTTCACGACTTGGACCCAGACCGTAGACAGGCCATGATTTTGATTCTGGAAAGTATCGCATTGGCAAGCCGGGAGTTTGCCTTAGATGAAATGCCTGGCTTGGAAGCTCACCCGATCCCGACGATCTATTACATGACTCCGCATCATCCCAACTGTGTCGTTGATATTTCGTCGGTCTGGGAACAAAAAAATCGAGCGATGGATGTCTTGCACAGTCAGATGGAGTTCAGTGGCCGACATTTTGAAGAAGCAGTCGATGCGAAGGCAATGGAGGCTATCGTTCCCGGGTTTTCCGCGTTACCCTCTGACTACGAAAAGGGAAGAGCAGTACACAAGGTACTCGATCAAGCCATTCACGTTTATCACAGTTTGGCAACACATGGTCATTTTGCATTAGCTGAAGCATATAAACGTGATGGGAACTTCCATTTGAAAGAACTGATCAACGAATAG
- a CDS encoding ABC transporter permease has translation MTRFLTGKVTQYIFVIFIMLTLNFLLPRLMPGSPLAYIAGEDIMLMTTEEKEAILEAHGLNKSLLEQYVIYLGNMATMDFGYSYQQKMPITQLISERLPWTLLLTGLNLVISTLLGVIFGTISAWKWGKRSDVSLLTIFMFLSAMPSFWLGMILVAIFAAQWGLFPIFGAQTAWSNLTGLDRVTDIAHHLVLPLVTLVLITVTTTYMTMRYSMLNVLGEDYIMMARAKGVKEKMIKYRHAMRNALLPVATVFMLSLGNIFGGATVIETVFAYPGIGRLMFEAVLSRDYPVIQAAFLIITLSVVIANFLADILYPILDPKVGRNNG, from the coding sequence ATGACCCGATTTCTAACAGGCAAGGTCACTCAATATATTTTCGTTATTTTTATTATGCTGACACTGAACTTTCTCCTCCCACGTTTGATGCCAGGCAGTCCCCTCGCGTATATAGCTGGAGAAGACATCATGCTCATGACGACAGAAGAGAAGGAGGCCATATTAGAGGCACACGGATTGAATAAATCACTCTTGGAACAATACGTTATCTATTTGGGGAATATGGCGACGATGGATTTCGGCTATTCCTACCAACAAAAGATGCCAATAACGCAGTTGATTTCGGAGCGGTTGCCGTGGACACTGCTGTTAACTGGACTGAACTTAGTAATATCTACCTTGTTAGGCGTCATTTTTGGGACGATATCTGCCTGGAAATGGGGGAAAAGAAGCGATGTTAGTCTCTTGACGATTTTTATGTTTTTAAGCGCGATGCCATCCTTCTGGCTGGGCATGATTCTGGTAGCGATTTTTGCCGCACAATGGGGGCTGTTTCCCATTTTTGGCGCGCAGACGGCATGGAGCAATCTCACAGGCTTAGATCGCGTTACCGACATCGCCCATCATCTCGTTTTACCTCTGGTGACACTCGTATTGATCACCGTTACGACAACCTATATGACGATGCGCTATTCGATGCTGAACGTGCTGGGCGAGGACTACATTATGATGGCCAGAGCCAAAGGCGTAAAAGAAAAAATGATCAAATATCGTCACGCGATGCGGAATGCGTTACTCCCGGTAGCTACGGTTTTTATGCTCAGTCTCGGTAATATTTTTGGAGGGGCAACGGTGATCGAAACCGTGTTTGCCTACCCAGGTATCGGCAGGCTGATGTTTGAGGCCGTCTTAAGCAGGGACTATCCGGTAATACAGGCTGCTTTTCTTATCATTACGTTGAGCGTAGTCATCGCCAACTTTCTAGCAGACATCTTATACCCGATTCTCGATCCAAAGGTGGGAAGGAATAATGGATAA
- a CDS encoding metal-sensitive transcriptional regulator, whose amino-acid sequence MSSAELNVVQSCHTSDRNSHHSEKTKQNLQARLNRIEGQIRGIKGMVEKDAYCDDVLNQIAAVQSALNSVGRILLEGHMKSCVIERIQEGDSAVIDELLTTMNKLMK is encoded by the coding sequence GTGCAGAATTGAACGTTGTCCAGTCTTGTCATACATCTGATCGAAACAGTCATCATTCAGAAAAAACCAAGCAAAACTTGCAGGCGCGCCTCAATCGGATTGAGGGACAGATTCGCGGGATTAAAGGCATGGTGGAGAAGGATGCTTATTGTGATGATGTCTTGAATCAAATTGCTGCGGTACAATCTGCCTTAAATTCAGTGGGACGTATCCTTTTGGAAGGTCATATGAAATCCTGTGTGATTGAACGCATCCAAGAAGGGGACAGCGCAGTCATTGACGAGCTGTTAACCACAATGAATAAGCTGATGAAATAA
- a CDS encoding ABC transporter permease, with translation MDKGKWLQYWTIFQSSRLGAIGSIILLLFVIVALAAPFLAPFDPDERVDAPFLPPGGDYVLGTNDVGQDIFSELLYGTRISLTIGILAALFSILLGSLVGIVAGYFGGKIDSALMRLVDLVLVVPFLPLMILLAAFIGPSFWNLIFVITVLTWASPARVVRSQVLTIKTKGFVEAARSIGSSAPTVMFRHILPGVVPIALSQFIMAASNAILLEASLSFLGLGDPLNKSWGTTLYYAQARSAFLTDAWLWWILPPGVLITALVIGFAFAGYSLEQIFNPRLRKG, from the coding sequence ATGGATAAAGGAAAATGGCTACAATACTGGACCATTTTTCAATCGAGCCGACTCGGGGCGATTGGTAGCATCATCCTTCTTCTATTTGTCATCGTTGCGCTAGCGGCACCATTCCTAGCACCTTTTGACCCGGACGAACGTGTAGACGCGCCATTTCTTCCGCCAGGCGGAGATTATGTACTCGGAACCAATGACGTTGGACAAGACATCTTTAGCGAGCTCTTATACGGCACGCGCATTTCGTTGACGATCGGTATTTTAGCTGCATTGTTTTCTATCTTGCTCGGTTCTCTTGTGGGGATCGTTGCCGGTTACTTCGGGGGAAAAATCGATTCTGCTCTCATGAGACTGGTAGATTTGGTACTCGTTGTGCCTTTTTTGCCTTTGATGATTTTGCTCGCCGCGTTTATTGGTCCGAGTTTTTGGAATCTCATTTTCGTCATTACCGTATTGACCTGGGCATCTCCTGCTAGGGTGGTTCGCTCACAGGTCCTTACGATAAAAACGAAAGGGTTCGTGGAGGCCGCGCGATCAATTGGCAGCAGCGCTCCTACCGTGATGTTCCGTCATATTTTGCCGGGAGTTGTACCGATTGCTTTATCGCAATTCATCATGGCGGCGAGCAATGCCATCCTGTTGGAGGCTTCCCTCAGTTTTCTAGGGCTAGGCGACCCTTTGAATAAAAGCTGGGGAACAACCCTGTATTATGCACAGGCGAGAAGTGCTTTTTTGACGGATGCATGGCTATGGTGGATATTGCCACCGGGTGTGTTAATTACAGCGCTGGTTATCGGCTTTGCTTTTGCTGGCTACTCGCTGGAACAAATCTTTAATCCTCGGCTGCGGAAAGGGTGA
- a CDS encoding spore coat associated protein CotJA, giving the protein MHSQTRDYFPYVGPYDPCPPIRVKTYQVPPQLFMTFQPENLPQYSPMEALKLGTLWPALFSPYDPRLSHLGRGHS; this is encoded by the coding sequence TTGCATTCGCAAACACGCGACTACTTTCCGTACGTTGGTCCCTATGATCCATGTCCGCCGATTCGGGTAAAGACGTACCAGGTGCCCCCTCAGCTGTTTATGACGTTTCAGCCGGAGAACTTACCGCAATATAGCCCGATGGAAGCGTTGAAATTAGGTACGTTATGGCCAGCACTTTTTAGCCCCTATGATCCCAGACTGAGTCATTTGGGGAGGGGGCACTCATGA
- a CDS encoding ABC transporter ATP-binding protein, whose protein sequence is MNKVLVVENLHTHFFTANGVVEAVEDVSFHLEKGEMLGLIGESGCGKSTVIQSILRLLEYPGKVMCGKAMLGGVDLLQAPAEQVEKLRWKSISVIPQSAMNALNPVFTVGEQIMEAILLHEKITMEEAIRRTEQLLEMVGIPKQRRKSFPHEFSGGMKQRVAIAMALACNPQVVISDESTTGLDVLTQAQVIAILKDLQRSMDLSIILISHDLPMVTAICERIAIMYAGKIVECGTTEQLITNPRHPYSQGLLAATPDINDPEKECRSIPGTVPLLINPPKGCRFHTRCQHAQDKCKVESPPLREVHEGHFVSCFVGG, encoded by the coding sequence ATGAATAAAGTTCTCGTCGTCGAAAATTTGCACACACACTTTTTTACGGCAAATGGTGTAGTAGAAGCGGTTGAGGACGTTAGTTTTCACCTGGAAAAGGGGGAAATGCTCGGGCTGATCGGAGAGTCTGGCTGCGGGAAGTCCACCGTGATTCAGTCCATTCTGCGATTGCTCGAATACCCGGGGAAGGTCATGTGCGGGAAAGCCATGCTGGGGGGAGTCGACTTGTTGCAGGCGCCAGCAGAGCAGGTCGAAAAGCTCCGCTGGAAATCAATTTCTGTTATTCCCCAAAGCGCGATGAATGCCTTAAATCCTGTATTTACGGTCGGGGAACAAATTATGGAAGCGATTTTGTTACACGAAAAAATAACGATGGAGGAAGCGATTCGACGAACCGAACAGCTATTGGAAATGGTCGGGATTCCAAAGCAAAGGCGTAAGTCGTTCCCACATGAATTCAGCGGAGGAATGAAACAGCGTGTAGCCATAGCGATGGCACTAGCCTGTAATCCGCAGGTCGTCATCTCGGATGAATCGACGACCGGACTGGATGTTTTGACCCAAGCGCAGGTCATCGCGATTTTGAAAGATTTGCAAAGATCCATGGACTTGTCCATTATTCTTATCTCCCACGACCTGCCGATGGTGACAGCCATCTGTGAAAGGATTGCCATTATGTATGCGGGCAAGATTGTAGAATGTGGGACAACAGAACAATTGATCACGAACCCAAGACACCCGTACTCACAAGGTTTGCTCGCTGCCACTCCCGATATTAATGACCCCGAGAAAGAATGCCGTTCGATTCCGGGGACAGTGCCGCTGCTCATAAACCCGCCCAAAGGGTGCAGATTTCATACGAGATGTCAGCATGCGCAAGACAAATGCAAGGTAGAGTCACCTCCATTAAGAGAAGTGCATGAAGGGCATTTTGTATCCTGTTTTGTAGGAGGGTAA
- a CDS encoding ABC transporter substrate-binding protein: MKHYRIGMIWLLIALFSTLFAIPAGAENHREVKLGITQDERSLNLYTYNTGFPGLELVNLLYDPLFILDKSNNPIPWLVKEFTVSEDGKQYKMILHDQILWQDGKPLTSEDVKFTYEYLLKYKKSRFTTPAALVKTIQTPDPTTVIMELEKPEPDFFIQPLADLPILPKHIWSSVTDPDNFNNSLGSGPFILEDYKKDQFYKLKANPQYFKGKPEIDTLVIPIIAEANAMFTALKAGQLDVISRRVQPELVKEFESNPSIKVERGPGFATTFLQFNAEKFPMSDQKFRQAISLAIDPQYLVDTVLLGFGTKGSPGFIHPATSSYNKAVVHKTDVEQAKSILEQAGYKDTDNDGLREAPDGKKLELVNLVQSNNPSSIRAAEIIAGWMKTIGIDMKVRPMDPDTVISLVWPEYDVTKGRNYDMTMFGWSSTMQLFPARLIDLFHSDLAGMGGTNIGGFKSAAFDKLAEQLGATLEPEKRQQIINQMQEQVAKDYPIVPLYYAEEISAYNPAKYNGWVFQDGKGIINKLSFVKNGEKAAVTVGQPAATPASTTPAAATESATSAPTQKQANANTGKGTTSIVTILVMIVIVAGGWYLLSRRKTKSER, encoded by the coding sequence ATGAAGCATTATCGAATCGGGATGATATGGCTGCTCATCGCTCTGTTTTCCACGTTGTTCGCTATTCCGGCTGGTGCCGAGAATCACAGGGAGGTGAAGCTAGGGATCACACAGGATGAACGCTCCTTGAATCTGTACACATACAATACCGGCTTTCCTGGACTCGAGCTGGTCAATCTTCTTTACGACCCGCTATTTATCCTCGATAAAAGCAACAACCCCATTCCTTGGCTGGTCAAAGAATTCACGGTATCCGAAGACGGCAAGCAATACAAAATGATTTTGCATGACCAAATCTTGTGGCAGGACGGAAAGCCTTTGACCTCTGAGGATGTGAAGTTCACCTATGAATACTTGTTGAAATATAAAAAATCCCGCTTTACAACCCCGGCAGCACTCGTGAAAACCATTCAAACACCCGACCCAACCACCGTAATCATGGAGCTTGAGAAGCCTGAGCCAGATTTCTTCATTCAACCTCTCGCAGATTTGCCGATTCTTCCGAAACATATTTGGAGCTCTGTGACTGATCCTGATAACTTCAACAATTCCTTGGGAAGCGGTCCTTTCATTTTAGAGGATTACAAAAAGGATCAATTTTATAAGCTGAAAGCGAACCCGCAGTACTTTAAAGGAAAACCGGAAATCGATACGTTAGTCATCCCCATCATCGCAGAAGCTAACGCCATGTTTACAGCATTAAAGGCAGGGCAGCTAGATGTTATCAGTCGTAGAGTCCAGCCGGAACTCGTCAAAGAGTTTGAAAGCAATCCTTCTATTAAAGTGGAAAGAGGCCCCGGTTTTGCTACTACGTTTCTCCAATTCAACGCCGAAAAGTTCCCGATGTCCGATCAAAAATTTCGCCAAGCGATAAGTCTTGCTATCGATCCGCAATACTTGGTAGATACGGTTTTGCTCGGTTTTGGCACAAAAGGAAGTCCCGGCTTTATTCATCCAGCTACTTCTTCTTACAACAAGGCGGTCGTACATAAAACTGATGTCGAACAAGCCAAATCGATTCTTGAACAAGCAGGCTATAAAGACACGGACAATGACGGCCTGCGAGAGGCGCCAGATGGCAAAAAGCTCGAACTCGTCAATCTGGTCCAATCAAACAATCCTTCTAGCATACGCGCTGCCGAAATCATTGCCGGATGGATGAAAACGATCGGGATTGATATGAAAGTTCGACCGATGGACCCCGATACCGTGATTAGTCTTGTCTGGCCCGAATATGATGTCACCAAAGGCCGGAATTATGACATGACGATGTTTGGCTGGTCGTCTACGATGCAACTGTTCCCTGCCAGATTGATTGACTTGTTCCACTCTGATCTCGCTGGCATGGGGGGAACCAATATAGGCGGTTTCAAAAGTGCAGCGTTTGACAAGCTGGCTGAGCAGCTCGGTGCTACATTGGAACCGGAAAAACGCCAACAGATTATCAATCAGATGCAAGAGCAGGTAGCCAAAGATTATCCGATCGTACCTTTGTACTATGCAGAGGAAATTAGTGCGTACAATCCCGCTAAATACAACGGGTGGGTATTCCAGGATGGGAAAGGCATCATCAACAAGCTCTCCTTTGTTAAAAATGGCGAAAAAGCCGCTGTGACAGTAGGACAGCCAGCAGCAACACCTGCAAGTACAACGCCTGCCGCTGCTACAGAAAGTGCTACATCTGCACCCACGCAAAAACAGGCGAATGCGAATACAGGAAAAGGTACGACCTCGATCGTGACCATTCTCGTCATGATCGTCATTGTAGCGGGTGGATGGTATTTGCTCAGCAGAAGAAAAACGAAGAGCGAACGCTAA
- a CDS encoding manganese catalase family protein yields the protein MWIYEKKLQYPVRVSKCDIRMAKYLIEQYGGADGELAAALRYMNQRYTIPNKVVGLLTDIATEEFAHLEMIATMVYKLTKDATVEELKEAGLGEHYANHDRALFYNNASGVPWTAAYIAAKGDPIADLYEDIAAEEKARATYQWLIDMTDDVDLQDSLKFLREREVVHSMRFREAVEILKEERDAKKIF from the coding sequence ATGTGGATCTATGAAAAAAAATTGCAGTATCCGGTTCGTGTCAGTAAGTGCGATATAAGAATGGCGAAGTATTTGATTGAGCAATATGGAGGGGCGGATGGTGAGCTGGCAGCCGCACTGCGCTATATGAACCAGCGGTATACGATCCCGAATAAAGTGGTCGGATTATTAACGGATATCGCTACCGAAGAGTTTGCGCATCTCGAAATGATTGCCACGATGGTGTATAAGCTGACCAAAGACGCGACTGTCGAAGAGTTGAAGGAAGCGGGATTGGGTGAGCATTACGCCAATCATGATCGGGCGCTCTTTTACAACAATGCCAGTGGTGTACCGTGGACGGCAGCCTATATCGCTGCCAAGGGAGATCCGATCGCGGATTTGTATGAGGATATCGCGGCCGAAGAAAAAGCCCGTGCGACGTATCAATGGCTGATTGACATGACCGATGATGTTGATTTGCAGGACAGCTTGAAGTTTTTGCGAGAGCGGGAAGTCGTTCACTCGATGCGTTTTCGCGAGGCTGTAGAGATATTGAAGGAAGAGCGGGATGCGAAGAAGATATTTTGA
- a CDS encoding spore coat protein CotJB: MTAENRFGDEQYYALLEQLQAIDFVLVELSLYLDTHPTDQNALQQFNDLTEQRWVLANEYEKLYGPLQNLGRSYSGYPWQWNDDPWPWQV; encoded by the coding sequence ATGACAGCTGAAAATAGATTTGGCGATGAACAATATTACGCATTGCTTGAACAGTTGCAAGCGATCGACTTTGTACTGGTAGAGCTCAGTCTTTATTTAGATACGCATCCCACCGATCAGAATGCGCTTCAGCAGTTTAATGATTTAACGGAGCAACGCTGGGTTTTGGCAAACGAATATGAGAAATTGTACGGGCCTTTGCAAAATCTTGGCCGCAGCTATTCAGGCTATCCGTGGCAGTGGAATGATGATCCATGGCCTTGGCAAGTTTAG
- a CDS encoding ABC transporter ATP-binding protein, whose amino-acid sequence MAITQKSQSNDELVTVQNLVKRFEKKQGAFFRSKKTTVYAVNNVNFSIKKGEILGIIGESGCGKTTTARMIMRLTKESSGQILFDGQDLCRLGERAVRGIRQEMQMIFQDPYDSLNPGMTILEILMEPLHAHQKAGTFEKKREQVLQILNHIELRPAESFLQRYPHQLSGGQRQRIAIARALILKPKFVAADEPTSMLDVSVRMGVLQLLKSLKEEMGLTMLFITHDLSTAAYMCDRIAVMYQGNIVEIGPTHEILYQPSHPYTRALVAVVSDLNHFLKHRQELIIDGEVQNEGIQKGCPFLVRCPHQVEHCRNTVPMLERISSDHYVSCIHQQGEYESTKATNRHAN is encoded by the coding sequence ATGGCAATCACGCAAAAGTCGCAATCCAACGATGAGTTGGTAACGGTGCAAAATCTGGTCAAACGTTTTGAAAAGAAGCAGGGGGCGTTTTTTCGCAGCAAAAAGACGACGGTCTATGCAGTAAACAATGTGAATTTCTCTATTAAAAAGGGGGAGATTCTCGGGATCATCGGGGAGAGCGGATGCGGGAAAACAACAACGGCTCGAATGATTATGCGACTTACAAAAGAATCATCCGGTCAAATTCTTTTTGATGGGCAAGATTTGTGTCGATTAGGGGAACGGGCAGTGAGGGGAATTCGACAAGAGATGCAAATGATATTTCAAGACCCGTACGATTCATTGAATCCGGGAATGACCATTCTTGAAATCTTAATGGAGCCGCTCCATGCCCATCAAAAAGCGGGTACCTTCGAAAAGAAGAGGGAGCAAGTGCTTCAAATTCTCAACCATATCGAGCTTAGACCTGCCGAAAGCTTTTTGCAACGATATCCGCATCAGCTAAGCGGGGGGCAGCGGCAAAGGATTGCAATCGCTCGAGCCCTCATTTTAAAACCAAAGTTCGTTGCGGCTGATGAGCCGACCTCCATGTTGGATGTGTCGGTCAGAATGGGCGTTTTGCAGCTATTAAAATCATTGAAAGAAGAAATGGGTCTGACGATGCTGTTTATTACCCATGACCTGTCGACGGCTGCCTACATGTGTGATCGGATAGCTGTCATGTATCAAGGGAATATCGTCGAGATCGGACCGACCCATGAGATTCTGTATCAACCCTCTCACCCTTACACACGCGCACTCGTAGCTGTAGTCTCCGATCTCAATCATTTTCTCAAACACAGGCAAGAGCTGATAATAGATGGGGAAGTGCAGAATGAAGGAATCCAAAAAGGATGTCCTTTTCTTGTTCGCTGCCCCCATCAGGTTGAACATTGCCGCAATACGGTACCAATGCTAGAGCGCATCTCATCCGACCACTATGTTTCATGTATTCATCAACAGGGGGAATATGAGAGCACAAAGGCTACCAATAGGCATGCGAACTAG